Proteins encoded by one window of Taeniopygia guttata chromosome 1A, bTaeGut7.mat, whole genome shotgun sequence:
- the ATP5F1C gene encoding ATP synthase subunit gamma, mitochondrial isoform X1, producing the protein MFARGAAVALVQPQWVQVRNMATLKDITRRLKSIKNIQKITKSMKMVSAAKYARAERELKPARIYGTGALSLYEKAEIKPPEDKKKHLLIGVSSDRGLCGAIHTSIAKTLKNEITNLSNAGKEVMVVGVGDKIRGLLQRTHGNYFLLTFKEVGRRPPSFGDASAIALELLNSGYEFDEGSVIYNRFRSVISYKTDEKPIFSFETVAGSESLSIYDDLDADVLRNYQEFTLANILYYSLKESTTSEQSARMTAMDNASKNASEMIDKLTLTFNRTRQAVITKELIEIISGAAAL; encoded by the exons GGTCCAAGTCAGGAATATGGCAACGCTAAAAGACA TCACCAGGCGTTTGAAGTCCATCAAGAACATCCAGAAGATCACCAAGTCCATGAAGATGGTTTCTGCAGCCAAATACGCAAGAGCTGAGAGGGAGCTGAAGCCTGCGAGGATCTATGGAACAGGAGCTCTGT ctctgtatgagaaagcagaaataaagcCACCTGAGGACAAGAAGAAGCATCTCCTTATCGGTGTGTCCTCTGACCGAGGCCTGTGTGGTGCTATCCATACATCTATTGCTAAAACCTTGAAGAATGAAATTACCAACCTCTCAAATGCAGGGAAGGAGGTTATGGTGGTTGGAGTAGGTGACAAGATCAGAGGCCTGCTTCAAAG GACACATGGCAACTATTTCCTGCTGACATTCAAAGAGGTGGGACGGAGACCTCCGAGCTTTGGAGATGCTTCAGCCATTGCTTTAGAGCTGTTAAACTCCGGGTATGAATTTGATGAAGGCTCTGTCATCTACAATCGGTTCAG GTCTGTCATCTCTTACAAGACTGATGAGAAACCAATCTTCTCCTTTGAAACGGTGGCTGGCTCTG AAAGCCTAAGTATCTATGATGATCTTGATGCTGACGTGCTGAGAAACTACCAGGAGTTCACGCTAGCAAACATTCTGTACTACTCCCTGAAAGAATCCACCACCAGCGAGCAGAGCGCCAGGATGACTGCCATGGACAACGCTAGCAAGAATGCTT CCGAGATGATTGACAAGCTGACCTTGACGTTCAACCGCACCCGCCAGGCTGTCATCACCAAGGAGCTCATTGAGATCatctctggtgctgctgctct GTGA
- the ATP5F1C gene encoding ATP synthase subunit gamma, mitochondrial yields MFARGAAVALVQPQWVQVRNMATLKDITRRLKSIKNIQKITKSMKMVSAAKYARAERELKPARIYGTGALSLYEKAEIKPPEDKKKHLLIGVSSDRGLCGAIHTSIAKTLKNEITNLSNAGKEVMVVGVGDKIRGLLQRTHGNYFLLTFKEVGRRPPSFGDASAIALELLNSGYEFDEGSVIYNRFRSVISYKTDEKPIFSFETVAGSESLSIYDDLDADVLRNYQEFTLANILYYSLKESTTSEQSARMTAMDNASKNASEMIDKLTLTFNRTRQAVITKELIEIISGAAALD; encoded by the exons GGTCCAAGTCAGGAATATGGCAACGCTAAAAGACA TCACCAGGCGTTTGAAGTCCATCAAGAACATCCAGAAGATCACCAAGTCCATGAAGATGGTTTCTGCAGCCAAATACGCAAGAGCTGAGAGGGAGCTGAAGCCTGCGAGGATCTATGGAACAGGAGCTCTGT ctctgtatgagaaagcagaaataaagcCACCTGAGGACAAGAAGAAGCATCTCCTTATCGGTGTGTCCTCTGACCGAGGCCTGTGTGGTGCTATCCATACATCTATTGCTAAAACCTTGAAGAATGAAATTACCAACCTCTCAAATGCAGGGAAGGAGGTTATGGTGGTTGGAGTAGGTGACAAGATCAGAGGCCTGCTTCAAAG GACACATGGCAACTATTTCCTGCTGACATTCAAAGAGGTGGGACGGAGACCTCCGAGCTTTGGAGATGCTTCAGCCATTGCTTTAGAGCTGTTAAACTCCGGGTATGAATTTGATGAAGGCTCTGTCATCTACAATCGGTTCAG GTCTGTCATCTCTTACAAGACTGATGAGAAACCAATCTTCTCCTTTGAAACGGTGGCTGGCTCTG AAAGCCTAAGTATCTATGATGATCTTGATGCTGACGTGCTGAGAAACTACCAGGAGTTCACGCTAGCAAACATTCTGTACTACTCCCTGAAAGAATCCACCACCAGCGAGCAGAGCGCCAGGATGACTGCCATGGACAACGCTAGCAAGAATGCTT CCGAGATGATTGACAAGCTGACCTTGACGTTCAACCGCACCCGCCAGGCTGTCATCACCAAGGAGCTCATTGAGATCatctctggtgctgctgctct GGATTAA